In a genomic window of Novosphingobium sp. KA1:
- a CDS encoding gamma-glutamyltransferase has product MTTNGWNLADAFSSPCPPALHGELGAVSAAHPLAVAAGQNALFAGGSAVDAAIAAQAVLCVVAPDACGLGGDMFALVGDHTETLAITGAGAAPLGLKQVADDGPNSITVPGICGGWDAMHARWGRLPMAEVLAPAIRLAEHGAAVSPTLAQAAIAQRPRLERHGAAGWSLLRLAAGERFMQPDLAVLLKAIGSDGPATFYRGAIAETIAARVQSLGGALAVEDFLAHDTPVDAPLTVSFAGYEIAIQPPPTQGVLLAMALTGLEEWLGRIGGDASLGEHIGVELTEAAFAHRDNAGLGADLLATQLNIDPERASLRGGPRAYLHTAGVSTADADGLIVSSLVSVFDDFGSCVFVPELGITLNNRAGGFTGGANAAAPGKRPVHTLAPAQLRHGSDLMALATPGADGQVQTLLQVIRRVLGSGTDVASAIHAPRWRSENGNLLVEDDHPAMADLTQRGHRTVALPRGDMRFGAIACAGISANRPFGIADWRRENWAGVA; this is encoded by the coding sequence ATGACGACCAACGGCTGGAATCTCGCGGACGCCTTCTCTTCCCCCTGCCCGCCGGCGCTGCACGGGGAACTTGGCGCAGTATCGGCAGCGCATCCGCTGGCGGTCGCTGCCGGTCAGAATGCACTGTTCGCGGGAGGATCGGCGGTTGATGCCGCGATTGCGGCACAGGCCGTCCTGTGCGTCGTGGCTCCCGATGCATGCGGGCTGGGAGGCGATATGTTTGCCCTGGTGGGCGACCATACCGAAACGCTGGCAATCACCGGCGCAGGGGCTGCCCCGCTCGGGCTGAAGCAGGTTGCGGACGATGGGCCGAACTCCATCACCGTGCCCGGAATTTGCGGCGGCTGGGATGCGATGCACGCGCGCTGGGGCCGTCTGCCAATGGCTGAAGTGCTGGCCCCCGCGATCCGGCTTGCCGAACATGGCGCCGCCGTCTCCCCCACGCTCGCGCAGGCAGCGATCGCGCAGCGCCCCAGGCTGGAGCGCCACGGTGCGGCTGGCTGGTCCCTGCTCCGCCTCGCTGCCGGCGAACGTTTCATGCAGCCAGATCTGGCGGTGCTGCTCAAGGCCATCGGCAGCGACGGCCCTGCAACCTTCTACCGGGGCGCAATCGCCGAAACGATCGCCGCACGGGTGCAATCGCTTGGCGGAGCGCTCGCGGTGGAGGACTTCCTCGCCCATGACACCCCAGTCGATGCACCGCTCACAGTGTCATTCGCCGGGTACGAAATTGCGATCCAGCCGCCTCCGACGCAAGGCGTGCTGCTGGCCATGGCGCTTACCGGCCTTGAAGAATGGCTCGGCAGGATCGGGGGGGACGCCTCGCTGGGTGAGCATATCGGCGTGGAGCTGACCGAAGCCGCATTCGCCCATCGCGACAATGCCGGACTTGGCGCCGATCTATTGGCCACGCAACTGAACATCGATCCGGAACGCGCGAGCCTGCGCGGCGGCCCCCGCGCCTACTTGCACACCGCAGGCGTATCTACCGCCGATGCGGACGGGCTCATCGTCTCTTCGCTGGTTTCGGTTTTCGACGATTTCGGCTCCTGCGTCTTCGTGCCCGAACTCGGGATCACGCTGAACAATCGCGCTGGCGGCTTCACCGGCGGCGCCAATGCTGCAGCGCCCGGCAAGCGTCCGGTCCATACGCTGGCACCGGCGCAATTGCGCCACGGCAGCGACCTTATGGCCCTTGCCACTCCAGGTGCCGATGGCCAGGTGCAGACGTTGCTCCAGGTCATCCGGCGCGTCTTGGGATCGGGAACCGACGTGGCATCGGCGATCCATGCCCCGCGATGGCGCAGCGAGAACGGCAACCTGCTGGTGGAGGACGATCACCCCGCCATGGCCGACCTCACGCAGCGCGGCCATCGAACGGTCGCTCTCCCGCGGGGCGACATGCGGTTCGGTGCAATCGCCTGCGCCGGAATCAGTGCCAACCGCCCATTCGGAATTGCAGACTGGCGCCGCGAGAACTGGGCTGGCGTCGCCTGA
- a CDS encoding cytochrome P450 produces MNIAMDRRVVSDLDPFSESFRADPYSHYAQLRALGPVVWLEQHQIWVVQHHAQVKEVLGDWQRFSNAGGGGLTNYFKEPNWRQPSIILEVDPPEHERTRRVMMRALNAKALKAMRGGFEKVADELFTAALEKRKIEAVYDLVQPFPLTVFPDAVGMPRLDREIMLIYGGIVFGAFGPRTAWYDELMKRAEEVSGWIDARCERSALTPDGLGAAIYASADEGDITHAEAKLLVRSFLSAGVDTTIDSIGLCLRALAEHQDQWQALRKDPSLARAAFEEATRYDSSSQSLFRTTTEAFEFAGQQLGKHEKVLVLIGSAGRDPAVWDEPDRFDIHRRISHQIGYGTGIHGCVAQMMARLEGEVFFRALAEKVETLETTGPSELRLVPGLRGLASLPLALTPKS; encoded by the coding sequence ATGAACATCGCCATGGACCGGCGCGTCGTCTCCGATCTCGATCCCTTCTCGGAAAGCTTCCGCGCCGACCCGTACAGCCATTATGCGCAGCTTCGTGCACTGGGGCCGGTGGTCTGGCTGGAACAACACCAGATCTGGGTCGTCCAGCATCACGCGCAAGTGAAGGAAGTGCTCGGCGACTGGCAGCGCTTCAGCAATGCCGGCGGCGGCGGGCTCACCAACTACTTCAAGGAACCGAACTGGCGCCAGCCCAGCATCATCCTCGAAGTCGATCCACCCGAGCACGAACGCACCCGCCGGGTGATGATGCGCGCGCTCAACGCCAAGGCGCTAAAAGCCATGCGCGGCGGCTTTGAGAAAGTGGCCGACGAACTGTTCACAGCAGCACTCGAAAAACGCAAGATCGAGGCGGTGTACGACCTTGTGCAGCCGTTCCCGCTGACGGTCTTTCCCGATGCGGTCGGCATGCCCAGGCTCGACCGCGAGATCATGCTGATCTACGGCGGCATCGTCTTCGGCGCCTTCGGCCCGCGCACGGCCTGGTACGACGAACTCATGAAGCGCGCCGAAGAAGTAAGCGGCTGGATCGATGCCCGCTGCGAGCGCAGCGCACTCACCCCGGACGGTCTCGGCGCGGCGATCTATGCTTCCGCCGACGAGGGCGACATCACCCATGCCGAAGCCAAGCTGCTGGTACGCTCCTTCCTTTCGGCGGGCGTGGATACCACGATCGACTCCATCGGGCTGTGCCTTCGCGCCCTGGCCGAGCATCAGGACCAGTGGCAGGCGCTGCGCAAGGATCCCTCGCTCGCCCGCGCCGCGTTCGAGGAAGCGACCCGCTATGACAGCTCCTCGCAAAGCCTGTTCCGCACGACCACCGAGGCTTTCGAATTTGCCGGCCAGCAGCTGGGCAAGCATGAGAAGGTTCTGGTTCTGATCGGCTCGGCCGGACGCGATCCCGCGGTCTGGGACGAGCCTGATCGTTTCGACATTCACCGCCGGATTTCGCATCAGATCGGCTACGGCACCGGCATTCACGGCTGCGTCGCGCAGATGATGGCGCGCCTCGAAGGCGAAGTGTTCTTCCGCGCGCTTGCCGAAAAGGTCGAAACGCTCGAAACCACCGGCCCCTCCGAGCTGCGTCTGGTGCCGGGCCTGCGCGGCCTCGCCAGCCTGCCGCTCGCACTCACTCCCAAATCCTGA
- a CDS encoding DUF3182 family protein, whose translation MASCRTRVSSVSTIPLASLAVLMRYPPMRGLQRQQENNCMNAQRSRNPLDNKHDRASRNEVTRRLARLCGGVPSGRHDRFTRFDTSGRSSSYFVPRDTLVTQEASALGITGENDLFGGVVPFRFVATKAVGHSLVAAPRAMPSGWNRDLGGLLDGSVLQGFSTFDRDDAFAAAATLLSQGPVRIKQVEATAGRGQAVIRSMQELETELEAIDPEQIRTDGLVIEENLEAVRTYSVGSTKLCGMEIAYWGIQAITTDRDGQTVYGGTRLQAVRGGLAELAARPLARDVAEAVEKARRYDRLIFDTFPGMYASRRNYDVASGQTPLGERRIGVLEQSWRVGGATPAEIAAFERFNAHPSCMDTICATVEIHGDADAAPPGASVYYAGIDPIAGPMTKYAMVIE comes from the coding sequence ATGGCCTCTTGCCGCACGCGTGTTTCGTCAGTGTCAACGATACCGCTCGCATCTCTGGCGGTCTTGATGCGTTACCCACCCATGCGCGGATTGCAGCGGCAGCAGGAGAATAACTGCATGAATGCCCAACGGTCTCGAAACCCATTGGATAACAAACACGACCGGGCATCGCGAAACGAGGTTACGCGGCGGCTGGCAAGACTTTGTGGAGGTGTTCCCTCAGGTCGGCATGACAGATTCACCCGCTTTGACACAAGCGGCAGGTCGAGCTCCTATTTTGTACCGCGAGACACGCTCGTGACACAAGAGGCGTCTGCACTGGGCATTACAGGAGAGAATGACCTTTTCGGCGGCGTCGTCCCCTTTCGCTTCGTTGCAACAAAAGCCGTGGGCCATTCGCTCGTCGCTGCGCCGCGGGCTATGCCAAGCGGATGGAACCGGGATTTGGGCGGGTTGCTCGACGGCTCGGTACTCCAAGGGTTTTCGACCTTCGATCGTGACGATGCCTTTGCCGCTGCGGCCACCCTCCTGTCGCAAGGTCCGGTTCGCATTAAGCAAGTCGAAGCCACCGCCGGACGAGGACAGGCCGTCATCCGTTCCATGCAGGAGCTTGAAACCGAACTGGAAGCAATTGACCCCGAGCAAATTCGAACAGACGGACTGGTGATCGAGGAAAACCTGGAAGCAGTACGGACCTACAGCGTCGGTTCAACGAAGCTCTGCGGAATGGAGATCGCTTACTGGGGAATCCAGGCGATAACGACCGATCGCGATGGGCAGACCGTTTACGGAGGAACCCGGCTTCAAGCCGTTCGTGGAGGTCTCGCAGAACTGGCCGCTCGCCCCCTTGCACGCGACGTTGCCGAAGCGGTCGAAAAGGCGCGTCGTTACGACCGGCTGATCTTCGACACCTTTCCCGGAATGTACGCATCCCGCCGCAACTACGATGTGGCGAGCGGCCAGACACCACTCGGGGAGCGCCGGATCGGCGTATTGGAGCAAAGTTGGCGCGTAGGCGGTGCCACACCGGCTGAAATCGCTGCATTTGAACGCTTTAATGCCCACCCCTCGTGCATGGACACGATTTGCGCGACCGTCGAGATCCATGGCGATGCCGATGCTGCTCCGCCGGGAGCCAGTGTCTACTATGCGGGCATCGATCCGATCGCCGGACCAATGACCAAATATGCAATGGTGATCGAATGA
- a CDS encoding plasmid stabilization protein, which translates to MPRGDKSSYTDKQKRNAAHIEKGYEERGVSRDEAERRAWATVNKESGGGKKSGSGRGRKENHASSRKGGQIGSSSQSHAKRSEAARKGWETRRQRAKG; encoded by the coding sequence ATGCCCAGAGGTGACAAGTCCAGCTACACGGACAAGCAGAAGCGCAACGCGGCGCATATCGAGAAGGGGTACGAAGAGCGCGGGGTCAGCCGCGATGAGGCCGAACGTCGTGCGTGGGCCACGGTCAACAAGGAATCCGGCGGCGGCAAAAAATCGGGTTCGGGGCGGGGCCGCAAGGAAAACCATGCCTCCTCGCGCAAGGGAGGTCAGATTGGCAGTTCATCCCAGAGCCATGCCAAACGTTCAGAGGCAGCCAGGAAAGGCTGGGAAACCCGCCGCCAGCGTGCAAAAGGTTGA
- a CDS encoding sensor histidine kinase, which produces MTTKERTSTRMSEFAWLPADNPMAAALQEKNWSQSLLGPVGQWPQRLRSAVDLILGCPQAMVVLWGNNLVQIYNGAFSALMGDRHPAELGIATKQCWPLIWQISEPFYDRVRGGESCSCKDQVLAIVAGGATARARFDLNYVPLRAQQGEVLGILVSICEASSRPGLLAERDALRARLEHSDETIRDMHYRMRNALGVVRSIVRRTAATSTSLEGMEMHLQGRIAAFTRVQAAIARTGARRGVSLASLVSDELSAQGGRPGETVVLEGPEIQLRPAAAELVGLAMHELACNAVKFGALTQPGGQVCVRWQRGPASASQGEDRLLLDWEESGCDLGTLHMGAPGFGTETLLNSLACELEARTFLRPAPAGMHFQLDAPLSRMEAVR; this is translated from the coding sequence TTGACCACGAAGGAGCGCACATCGACGCGAATGAGTGAATTTGCCTGGCTTCCCGCCGACAACCCTATGGCAGCGGCACTGCAGGAGAAAAACTGGTCGCAATCGCTGCTTGGCCCTGTTGGTCAATGGCCGCAGCGGCTCAGGTCCGCAGTCGATCTCATTCTCGGCTGCCCGCAGGCCATGGTGGTGCTGTGGGGCAACAACCTCGTGCAGATCTACAACGGAGCATTCAGCGCGTTGATGGGGGATCGTCATCCCGCAGAGCTCGGCATCGCCACGAAGCAGTGTTGGCCCTTGATCTGGCAGATCAGCGAGCCATTCTACGACAGGGTCCGTGGCGGCGAGAGCTGCTCATGCAAGGATCAGGTTCTTGCGATTGTTGCAGGAGGGGCAACTGCGCGCGCACGCTTCGATCTGAATTATGTCCCGCTGCGAGCGCAGCAGGGAGAGGTACTGGGTATCCTCGTGTCCATTTGCGAGGCGTCGTCAAGACCAGGATTGCTGGCGGAAAGGGACGCATTGCGCGCCCGGCTGGAGCACAGCGATGAAACAATCCGCGATATGCACTACCGGATGCGCAATGCTTTAGGGGTGGTTCGATCGATCGTCCGGCGAACTGCTGCCACCAGTACAAGCCTGGAAGGTATGGAGATGCACCTGCAGGGGCGCATTGCTGCCTTCACCAGGGTTCAAGCGGCTATCGCACGGACAGGAGCCAGGCGAGGGGTATCTCTTGCCTCGCTCGTCAGCGACGAGTTGTCAGCGCAGGGCGGCCGGCCCGGCGAGACAGTGGTGCTGGAAGGGCCGGAAATTCAGCTACGCCCTGCAGCGGCGGAGCTTGTCGGGCTCGCTATGCACGAATTGGCCTGCAATGCCGTCAAATTCGGCGCGCTGACCCAGCCTGGGGGCCAGGTTTGCGTTCGTTGGCAACGCGGCCCCGCGTCAGCTAGTCAGGGAGAAGACCGGCTTCTGCTGGATTGGGAGGAAAGTGGCTGCGATCTCGGTACCCTGCATATGGGAGCGCCGGGTTTTGGGACCGAAACGCTCCTCAATTCACTTGCCTGCGAATTGGAAGCCCGAACGTTCCTGCGCCCTGCGCCTGCCGGTATGCACTTCCAGTTGGATGCGCCGCTCAGCCGCATGGAGGCTGTGCGGTAA
- a CDS encoding Crp/Fnr family transcriptional regulator, translating into MTLHLSAFVRLSSSDREILTKALRKRVRVLPPRHDIIREGDRPRFVNVILDGWAQRYKQLADGRRQILSFFVAGDLCDTNVFILKAMDHSLSTVTEVNLAEISQLEFREIIENSPRIAQALWWSELVTVAIQREWTTSIGQRTAYERIAHLFCEMFVRLRTIGRTDGNSCEFPLTQSEIAEATGLTQVHVNRTIQEMRRDQLIELRNKRLLVFDL; encoded by the coding sequence GGCTGTCTAGCTCTGATCGGGAAATACTCACCAAAGCGCTCAGGAAGCGCGTTCGCGTACTCCCACCGCGCCACGACATCATTAGAGAGGGTGACCGCCCCCGTTTCGTAAACGTGATTCTGGACGGATGGGCGCAACGCTACAAGCAGCTTGCCGACGGGCGCAGGCAGATATTGTCTTTCTTCGTCGCCGGGGATCTTTGTGACACCAACGTCTTTATTCTCAAGGCGATGGATCATTCACTATCGACAGTCACTGAGGTCAATCTAGCTGAAATATCGCAGTTGGAATTTCGGGAAATAATCGAGAACTCGCCCCGAATCGCGCAGGCGCTGTGGTGGAGCGAGCTGGTTACAGTGGCGATCCAGCGCGAGTGGACGACCAGCATCGGTCAGCGTACCGCCTATGAACGCATTGCCCATCTGTTCTGCGAAATGTTCGTACGATTGCGCACGATCGGGCGGACCGACGGCAATTCGTGCGAATTTCCCCTCACGCAGTCGGAAATCGCGGAGGCGACGGGCCTCACGCAAGTTCACGTCAATCGCACAATCCAGGAAATGCGCCGTGATCAGCTTATCGAACTGCGTAACAAGCGTCTTCTCGTATTCGATCTTTGA
- a CDS encoding S9 family peptidase, which translates to MKTASQVTLDVDGQSLDGTVLTPAKLTPGVLFIHGWGGSQEQDLLRADEIAQLGCVCFTFDLRGHARHDSDRNRVTRSDGLADVVSAYDFLVAQPGVDTSAVAVVGTSYGGYLAALLTRERPVAWLALRVPALYPDTDWDVPKALLDRSEIDRYRSHFRTGHQDRALAACEKFLGDVLIVESEHDDYVPHPTISSYMAAFRSSRSLNYRVLKGADHALRDEKQRQNYNRLLVNWIEGLVRESRSPS; encoded by the coding sequence ATGAAAACAGCAAGCCAGGTCACCCTCGACGTTGACGGGCAATCTCTTGACGGAACCGTACTGACCCCGGCCAAACTCACCCCGGGAGTCCTTTTCATCCATGGTTGGGGAGGCAGTCAGGAACAGGACCTTTTGCGCGCAGACGAGATTGCCCAGCTCGGCTGCGTCTGTTTCACATTCGACCTGCGCGGACATGCAAGGCACGACAGCGATCGCAATCGGGTTACCCGTTCAGATGGATTGGCTGATGTCGTGTCGGCTTACGATTTCCTCGTAGCGCAACCAGGCGTCGATACATCGGCCGTCGCGGTCGTCGGCACCAGTTACGGAGGGTATCTGGCTGCTCTTCTCACTCGGGAACGTCCCGTCGCATGGCTGGCGCTGCGAGTGCCTGCGCTTTATCCCGACACCGATTGGGACGTTCCCAAAGCGCTGCTCGATCGCAGCGAGATCGACCGCTACCGCAGTCATTTTCGGACAGGCCATCAGGATCGTGCGTTGGCGGCATGCGAAAAATTCCTCGGCGACGTCCTGATCGTCGAATCCGAGCACGACGACTACGTCCCGCATCCAACAATCAGCTCTTACATGGCCGCGTTTCGTAGCAGTCGCTCATTGAACTATCGGGTGCTGAAGGGTGCCGACCACGCGCTGCGGGACGAAAAGCAGCGCCAGAACTACAACCGGCTGCTCGTAAACTGGATAGAGGGACTGGTGCGTGAAAGCCGCAGCCCAAGCTAG
- a CDS encoding SDR family NAD(P)-dependent oxidoreductase: MATVIVAGGATGIGRASVQGFRARGDNVVLIDHRPEATLVAEEDHPGACLFLQRDLADPDVPFEAVALAAEKFGGVDTLLVTAAVMKSAALADWTTEMWDHSVALNLKMPFFFTQAAAPWLRKSDNASVVFISSTGAIRGHAGMSAYQATKAALPGLARSLTAELGPDGIRINCILPGWIETPFNDPFWEYQHDPEDKRKAIEAQIPLRRQGAPDEVASTVLLLTSPAGRYIAGTSIVIDGGYTAV, from the coding sequence ATGGCAACAGTCATTGTCGCAGGTGGCGCCACCGGCATCGGTCGCGCTTCGGTTCAGGGTTTCCGCGCGCGCGGAGACAATGTGGTGCTGATCGACCATCGTCCCGAGGCCACACTGGTGGCGGAAGAGGATCATCCCGGCGCCTGCCTATTCCTCCAGCGCGATCTCGCCGATCCGGACGTACCTTTCGAGGCCGTGGCGCTTGCGGCCGAGAAGTTCGGCGGCGTCGACACCCTGCTGGTCACGGCCGCCGTGATGAAATCCGCCGCTCTGGCCGACTGGACGACCGAGATGTGGGACCACTCGGTCGCCCTCAATCTCAAGATGCCGTTCTTCTTCACACAGGCCGCCGCGCCGTGGCTGCGCAAGTCGGACAATGCCAGCGTGGTGTTCATCTCCTCCACCGGGGCGATCCGGGGGCACGCGGGCATGTCTGCCTATCAGGCGACCAAGGCCGCGCTGCCCGGCCTTGCCCGCAGCCTCACCGCCGAACTTGGACCGGACGGGATCCGCATCAACTGCATCCTGCCAGGCTGGATCGAAACGCCGTTCAACGATCCCTTCTGGGAATACCAGCACGATCCCGAAGACAAGCGCAAGGCAATCGAGGCGCAGATCCCGCTGCGCCGTCAGGGCGCGCCGGACGAAGTGGCCAGCACGGTGCTGCTGCTGACGTCGCCCGCCGGGCGCTACATCGCAGGGACCTCGATCGTGATCGACGGCGGCTATACGGCGGTCTGA
- a CDS encoding low affinity iron permease family protein, with protein sequence MNRLFTNIATRIANAAGQPLTFTLALLLIAVWAVTGPVFEYSDTWQLIINTGTTIVTFLMVFLIQNSQNRDAAAMQAKLDEMIRALDKAREQFIGIEHLTASQVEDIRADLEQEVGGEKGKAGTAHTSVQNMQKRV encoded by the coding sequence ATGAATCGCCTTTTCACCAACATCGCCACGCGGATTGCGAATGCCGCAGGGCAACCGCTTACATTTACCTTGGCCTTGCTGCTCATCGCCGTCTGGGCGGTCACCGGACCTGTTTTTGAATACTCCGATACGTGGCAACTGATCATCAATACCGGCACTACGATCGTGACTTTCCTGATGGTCTTCCTGATCCAGAACAGCCAGAACCGCGATGCTGCGGCCATGCAGGCCAAGCTCGACGAAATGATCCGTGCGCTCGATAAGGCGCGTGAACAGTTTATCGGCATCGAGCACCTCACCGCCTCCCAGGTCGAGGATATTCGTGCCGATCTGGAACAAGAGGTTGGTGGAGAAAAGGGAAAAGCAGGCACTGCCCATACCAGCGTGCAAAACATGCAGAAGCGGGTTTGA
- a CDS encoding IS3 family transposase (programmed frameshift) codes for MARKHKPEEIIGKLREAEIVLAQGGTVADACRRIGVTEQSYYRWRKEYGGLKMDQARRMKDLERENARLRQAVSDLTLDKMILQEAAPGKLLSPARRRRCVDHIRGIMAVSERRVCRVLGQHRSTQRKAPRGADDEAALTEDIIALARQYGRYGYRRVTALLRDAGWHVNRKRVERIWRREGLKVPQKQPKRGRLWLHDGSCIRLRPEYPGHVWSYDFVEGRTHDGRKFRILSIIDEASRECLALPVARRLRSEDVLAALADLFVTRGPPAHIRSDNGPEFIANAVQEWLGRIGVKTLYITPGSPWENGYCESFNGSMRDELLNGEIFYTLAEAKILIEAWRRHYNTVRPHSSLGYRPPAPEAATPPWPPSGSASLHLRPAMAPEAILH; via the exons ATGGCTCGGAAGCACAAGCCGGAGGAGATCATCGGCAAGCTGCGTGAGGCGGAGATCGTGTTGGCGCAGGGCGGGACGGTGGCCGACGCCTGCCGGCGGATCGGCGTCACCGAACAGAGCTATTACCGCTGGCGCAAGGAGTACGGCGGGCTGAAGATGGATCAGGCACGGCGGATGAAGGATCTCGAGCGAGAGAACGCCCGGCTGCGGCAGGCGGTGTCGGATCTGACGCTCGATAAAATGATTCTGCAGGAGGCGGCGC CGGGGAAACTATTGAGCCCCGCCAGACGCCGCCGCTGTGTCGATCACATCCGAGGGATCATGGCTGTCTCCGAGCGGCGGGTGTGCCGTGTGCTCGGGCAACATCGATCGACGCAGCGCAAGGCGCCACGCGGGGCGGATGACGAAGCCGCACTGACGGAGGACATCATCGCTCTCGCCCGGCAATATGGTCGTTACGGCTATCGCCGGGTGACCGCCCTGCTGCGCGATGCGGGGTGGCATGTGAACCGTAAGCGGGTCGAGCGCATCTGGCGCCGCGAGGGGCTCAAGGTGCCGCAAAAGCAGCCGAAGCGCGGAAGGCTCTGGCTCCATGACGGATCGTGCATCCGGCTGCGGCCCGAATATCCGGGGCACGTGTGGTCCTACGACTTCGTCGAGGGCCGCACGCATGATGGTCGCAAGTTCCGCATCTTGTCGATCATCGACGAGGCCAGTCGGGAGTGCCTGGCCTTGCCGGTCGCGCGACGGCTCAGGAGCGAGGATGTGCTGGCGGCGCTGGCCGATCTGTTCGTCACGCGTGGGCCGCCTGCGCATATACGGTCGGACAATGGCCCCGAATTTATCGCCAATGCCGTGCAAGAATGGCTGGGCAGGATCGGTGTGAAGACGCTCTACATCACCCCCGGCAGCCCGTGGGAAAATGGCTACTGCGAGTCCTTCAACGGCTCGATGCGTGACGAGCTACTCAACGGTGAGATCTTCTACACCCTGGCCGAGGCTAAGATCCTGATCGAGGCTTGGCGGCGGCACTACAACACTGTCAGGCCGCACAGCTCGCTGGGCTACCGGCCGCCGGCCCCGGAAGCAGCGACGCCGCCATGGCCGCCCTCCGGTTCCGCTTCGCTCCACCTGCGGCCGGCCATGGCGCCGGAGGCAATCTTACACTAA